The following proteins come from a genomic window of Paroceanicella profunda:
- a CDS encoding hydrolase, with protein sequence MITLAPAATALVLIDLQEGILGMPLAPRSGAEVLAAGREMAARFRAAGAPVVLVRVGWAADFADAPPRAVDQPMQLPRGGLPESWSALAEGLAQPGDILVTKRHWGAFHGTDLDLQLRRRGVRSIVLGGIATNFGVESTARAAWEHGYDVVLAEDLCTSAAAELHEMSVTRILPRIARVSAAAGVRLAAA encoded by the coding sequence ATGATCACACTTGCCCCCGCCGCCACCGCCCTCGTCCTGATCGACCTGCAGGAAGGCATCCTCGGGATGCCGCTGGCACCGCGCTCCGGCGCCGAGGTGCTGGCGGCGGGGCGGGAGATGGCCGCGCGGTTCCGCGCCGCGGGGGCGCCGGTGGTGCTGGTGCGCGTCGGCTGGGCGGCGGACTTCGCCGATGCCCCGCCCCGCGCCGTCGACCAGCCGATGCAACTGCCCCGGGGCGGGCTGCCGGAGAGCTGGTCCGCGCTCGCCGAGGGGCTGGCGCAGCCCGGCGACATTCTGGTGACCAAGCGGCACTGGGGCGCCTTCCACGGCACCGACCTGGACCTGCAGCTCCGGCGGCGCGGCGTGCGCAGCATCGTCCTGGGCGGGATCGCGACGAATTTCGGTGTCGAATCCACCGCGCGCGCCGCCTGGGAGCATGGCTATGACGTGGTGCTGGCCGAGGACCTGTGCACCAGCGCCGCCGCGGAGCTGCACGAGATGAGCGTCACCCGCATCCTGCCGCGCATTGCCCGGGTGTCTGCCGCCGCCGGGGTCCGGCTGGCGGCGGCGTGA
- a CDS encoding AbrB family transcriptional regulator produces MTGGATPPPPASRLARQPLAAQMLLLVLLSVAVVALMELLHLPAALLLGPMIAAIVMASGEGRVRIPRLPFQLAQGVIGCMIARVISPDTLSEVLADWPIFLAGVVSVIAASAILGWLLARAQVLPGTTAVWGSAPGAASAMVFMAEAHGADVRLVAFMQYLRVVLVAAAASGVARIWIGASGGAPAPEWFPETDWLALAQTLALAWGCVAVSVVLRFPSGPFLLPLVLGVALQAFGLIRIELPLWLLAGSYALVGWSIGLRFTRTILRHAMRALPRLVASILLLLAICGGFAAVLVVFAGVDPLTAYLATSPGGADSVAIIAASSEAEVDVPFVMAMQTTRFLVVLVTGPALARIIARMVTRRLAAADAG; encoded by the coding sequence ATGACCGGCGGCGCCACGCCTCCCCCTCCCGCCTCGCGGCTGGCCCGCCAGCCGCTGGCGGCGCAGATGCTCCTGCTGGTGCTGCTGTCGGTGGCGGTGGTGGCACTGATGGAGCTGCTGCACCTGCCCGCAGCCCTGCTGCTGGGCCCGATGATCGCGGCCATCGTGATGGCCTCCGGCGAGGGGCGGGTGCGGATTCCGCGGCTGCCCTTCCAGCTGGCGCAGGGGGTGATCGGCTGCATGATCGCCCGGGTGATCAGCCCGGACACGCTCTCCGAGGTGCTGGCGGACTGGCCGATCTTCCTCGCCGGCGTGGTTTCGGTGATCGCGGCCAGCGCGATCCTCGGCTGGCTCCTCGCGCGGGCGCAGGTGTTGCCGGGCACCACGGCGGTCTGGGGCTCGGCGCCCGGGGCGGCCTCGGCCATGGTGTTCATGGCCGAGGCGCATGGGGCCGACGTGCGGCTGGTTGCCTTCATGCAATACCTGCGCGTGGTGCTGGTGGCCGCCGCGGCCTCCGGCGTGGCGCGGATCTGGATCGGGGCCAGCGGCGGGGCGCCAGCGCCCGAATGGTTCCCCGAAACGGACTGGCTCGCCCTGGCGCAGACCCTCGCGCTCGCCTGGGGCTGCGTGGCGGTCTCGGTGGTGCTGCGCTTTCCCTCCGGCCCGTTCCTGCTGCCGCTGGTGCTGGGCGTGGCGCTGCAGGCCTTCGGGCTGATCCGGATCGAGCTGCCGCTCTGGCTGCTGGCGGGAAGCTATGCGCTGGTGGGCTGGAGCATCGGGCTGCGCTTCACCCGGACCATCCTGCGCCACGCGATGCGCGCCCTGCCGCGGCTGGTCGCCTCCATCCTGCTGCTGCTGGCCATCTGCGGCGGCTTCGCGGCGGTGCTGGTGGTGTTCGCCGGGGTCGATCCGCTCACCGCCTATCTCGCCACCAGCCCCGGCGGCGCGGATTCGGTGGCGATCATCGCCGCGTCGAGCGAGGCGGAGGTGGACGTGCCCTTCGTGATGGCCATGCAGACCACGCGGTTCCTGGTGGTGCTCGTCACCGGCCCGGCGCTGGCGCGGATCATCGCGCGCATGGTGACCCGGCGCCTCGCGGCCGCCGACGCAGGCTGA
- a CDS encoding TRAP transporter large permease, which translates to MTWFVIIPIMFGLFALNMRLYLAMFAAVLIYFVFFASMPLQIAVQRIIAPTQNASLLAIPFFVLLGTLLGSTGIAERLLKVADLLVGRFTGGLGLTNVMLSTLMGGLSASNLADAGMMCRMIVPEMEKEGYNRGTAAALTAASSLITPIIPPGIALIIYGLIANVSIGSMFVAGILPGLLCAALLLVTTYFVARHEGYRPTRTARPSMAETGRTLLLAWPALFLVLVVIGGIRLSVFTPTEAGAVAVVVTLLIGFFLYRRMNLADVGSALSETARQTSAVLLVIMTSSALAWIFSMERAGVGMAEFVTGLTDNPIVFLLIVNVLLLVLGMFIEGTALMIILVPLLLPVVKQLGIDPVHFGIVMILNLSVGTLTPPVGTVMLLVCSLTNVSIPEFMRRGWPFFAALIVALLLVTLVPALSLAFV; encoded by the coding sequence ATGACCTGGTTTGTAATCATCCCCATCATGTTCGGCCTGTTCGCGCTGAACATGCGGCTCTACCTCGCGATGTTCGCGGCAGTGCTGATCTACTTCGTGTTCTTCGCCTCCATGCCGCTGCAGATTGCCGTGCAGCGCATCATCGCGCCGACGCAGAACGCCTCGCTGCTGGCCATTCCCTTCTTCGTGCTGCTGGGCACGCTGCTGGGCTCCACCGGCATCGCCGAGCGGCTGCTGAAGGTGGCGGACCTGCTGGTGGGCCGCTTCACCGGCGGGCTCGGCCTCACCAACGTGATGCTCTCCACGCTGATGGGCGGGCTCTCGGCCTCCAACCTGGCGGATGCCGGCATGATGTGCCGGATGATCGTGCCGGAGATGGAGAAGGAGGGCTACAACCGCGGCACGGCGGCGGCGCTCACCGCGGCCTCCTCGCTGATCACGCCCATCATCCCGCCGGGCATCGCGCTGATCATCTACGGGCTGATCGCGAATGTCTCCATCGGCTCGATGTTCGTGGCCGGCATCCTGCCCGGGCTGCTCTGCGCGGCGCTGCTGCTGGTGACGACCTATTTCGTGGCCAGGCACGAGGGCTACAGGCCCACCCGCACCGCGCGGCCCAGCATGGCCGAGACGGGGCGCACGCTGCTGCTGGCCTGGCCGGCGCTGTTCCTGGTGCTGGTGGTGATCGGTGGCATCCGCCTCTCGGTGTTCACCCCCACCGAGGCGGGTGCCGTGGCCGTGGTGGTGACACTGCTGATCGGCTTCTTCCTCTACCGGCGCATGAACCTCGCCGACGTGGGCTCCGCCCTGTCGGAGACGGCGCGGCAGACCTCGGCGGTGCTGCTGGTGATCATGACCAGCTCGGCGCTGGCCTGGATCTTCTCCATGGAGCGCGCCGGCGTGGGCATGGCGGAGTTCGTCACCGGCCTCACCGACAATCCGATCGTGTTCCTGCTCATCGTGAACGTGCTGCTGCTGGTGCTGGGCATGTTCATCGAGGGCACGGCGCTGATGATCATCCTGGTGCCGCTGCTGCTGCCGGTGGTCAAGCAGCTCGGGATCGACCCGGTGCATTTCGGCATCGTGATGATCCTGAACCTGTCGGTGGGCACGCTGACGCCCCCCGTGGGCACGGTGATGCTGCTGGTGTGCAGCCTGACGAACGTGTCGATTCCGGAGTTCATGCGCCGGGGCTGGCCGTTCTTCGCGGCGCTGATCGTGGCGCTGCTGCTGGTGACGCTGGTGCCGGCGCTCTCGCTTGCCTTCGTGTGA
- a CDS encoding TRAP transporter small permease: MKYIGQLAVLVASLLLVVLVGTTVASVGMRYIAGAPLQWTEEISGLLMVWIVMIGAIACERDKQHLTIDFIVAVLPRRAEALVGIVVGLASLGLLGAMGWLSWELAGSAKYKSTQILRISWFWLDIALTVGAAGIALFVIAALVRKARIVAGGADTE; this comes from the coding sequence ATGAAGTATATCGGACAGCTGGCGGTTCTCGTCGCCTCGCTGCTGCTCGTCGTCCTGGTGGGCACCACGGTCGCCTCGGTGGGCATGCGCTACATCGCCGGCGCGCCGCTGCAATGGACCGAGGAGATCTCGGGCCTGCTGATGGTCTGGATCGTGATGATCGGGGCCATTGCCTGCGAGCGCGACAAGCAGCACCTGACCATCGATTTCATCGTCGCCGTGCTGCCCCGGCGGGCGGAAGCCCTGGTCGGCATCGTGGTGGGGCTGGCCTCGCTGGGGCTGCTCGGCGCCATGGGCTGGCTGTCCTGGGAGCTGGCGGGATCCGCGAAGTACAAGTCCACCCAGATCCTGCGCATCTCCTGGTTCTGGCTCGACATCGCGCTCACCGTGGGGGCCGCGGGCATCGCGCTCTTCGTGATCGCCGCGCTGGTGCGCAAGGCCCGTATCGTCGCCGGAGGGGCTGACACCGAATGA
- a CDS encoding C4-dicarboxylate TRAP transporter substrate-binding protein, whose protein sequence is MKSFAFGLATAALAVLAAPAFAQSVTLKVAYENNPGEPVDMVMHRWKDLVHEASGGDVELELYPSSQLGAKQDVIEQALLGVNVVTIADVGFLTDYDPDLGILFGPYLTDSPQQLFNIYGSDWFKQKDAELREKGVHIVINNYLYGTRQLLANKPVETPADLEGMKIRTPNNIMQIRAIEAMGGTPTPMPLGDVYPALTQGVIDGVENPLPVLYGQKLHEQAKYLSMISYLNNTSLWLGGEAFFSTLDPAVVQMLHDTGYQAGLYSQELAASQDEKIIEDMKAQGVTVIYPDIAPFREKAMAVYKEFPEWSEGLYEEIQAQLKD, encoded by the coding sequence ATGAAATCTTTCGCATTCGGCCTTGCCACCGCAGCGCTTGCCGTGCTTGCCGCACCGGCCTTCGCCCAGAGCGTGACCCTCAAGGTCGCCTATGAGAACAACCCGGGCGAGCCGGTGGACATGGTGATGCACCGCTGGAAGGACCTCGTGCACGAGGCCTCCGGCGGCGACGTGGAGCTGGAGCTCTACCCGTCCTCGCAGCTTGGCGCGAAGCAGGACGTGATCGAACAGGCCCTGCTGGGCGTGAACGTGGTGACCATCGCCGACGTGGGCTTCCTCACCGATTACGACCCGGACCTGGGCATCCTCTTCGGCCCCTATCTGACGGACAGCCCGCAGCAGCTCTTCAACATCTACGGCAGCGACTGGTTCAAGCAGAAGGACGCCGAGCTGCGCGAGAAGGGCGTGCACATCGTGATCAACAACTACCTCTACGGCACGCGCCAGCTTCTGGCGAACAAGCCGGTGGAGACCCCGGCCGACCTGGAGGGGATGAAGATCCGCACCCCCAACAACATCATGCAGATCCGCGCCATCGAGGCGATGGGCGGCACGCCCACCCCGATGCCGCTGGGCGACGTGTATCCCGCGCTCACCCAGGGCGTGATCGACGGCGTGGAGAACCCGCTGCCGGTGCTCTACGGCCAGAAGCTGCACGAGCAGGCCAAGTATCTCTCGATGATCTCCTACCTCAACAACACCTCGCTGTGGCTGGGGGGAGAGGCGTTCTTCTCCACCCTGGACCCCGCAGTGGTGCAGATGCTGCATGACACCGGCTACCAGGCCGGCCTCTACAGCCAGGAGCTCGCCGCCTCGCAGGACGAGAAGATCATCGAGGACATGAAGGCCCAGGGCGTGACCGTGATCTACCCGGACATCGCCCCGTTCCGCGAGAAGGCCATGGCCGTCTACAAGGAATTCCCCGAGTGGTCCGAGGGCCTCTACGAGGAGATCCAGGCCCAGCTCAAGGACTGA
- a CDS encoding FadR/GntR family transcriptional regulator: MSRKTAVGHVLELLRREIAEQYAPGDMLPTERELAERFGVARNTMRETMIYLEAYSLIEKTQRGARVRTPGFEPMFEAFTQHFDRSLSAYREVLEFRRIVETGAARAIAAGITDAELAALEVQNARMASALTAHDAAEADFAFHLGLVLGARNAVVQRMYQVMSMPLKFYLEVGKTRKPDTDQAHDQHARIIAAARVRDAAGIAEALNTHFDHSGEVLATQQPAAPAAPAAGERDA, translated from the coding sequence ATGAGTCGGAAAACGGCCGTGGGCCACGTCCTGGAGCTGCTGAGGCGCGAGATCGCCGAGCAGTATGCCCCGGGTGACATGTTGCCCACCGAGCGCGAGCTCGCGGAGCGGTTCGGCGTGGCGCGCAACACGATGCGCGAGACGATGATCTACCTCGAGGCCTATTCCCTCATCGAGAAGACCCAGCGCGGCGCCCGCGTGCGCACCCCGGGGTTCGAGCCGATGTTCGAGGCCTTCACCCAGCATTTCGACCGCTCGCTCTCCGCCTACCGCGAGGTGCTGGAGTTCCGCCGCATCGTGGAGACCGGCGCCGCCCGGGCCATCGCCGCCGGCATCACCGACGCGGAGCTGGCCGCGCTGGAGGTGCAGAACGCCCGGATGGCCTCCGCCCTTACCGCGCATGACGCGGCGGAGGCGGATTTCGCCTTCCACCTCGGGCTGGTGCTGGGCGCGCGCAACGCCGTGGTGCAGCGGATGTACCAGGTGATGTCGATGCCGCTGAAATTCTACCTCGAGGTCGGCAAGACCCGGAAGCCGGACACCGACCAGGCGCATGACCAGCATGCCCGCATCATCGCCGCCGCGCGGGTGCGCGATGCCGCCGGCATCGCCGAGGCGCTGAACACCCATTTCGACCATTCCGGCGAGGTTCTCGCCACGCAGCAGCCCGCCGCGCCCGCTGCTCCCGCCGCGGGGGAGCGCGACGCATGA
- a CDS encoding GntR family transcriptional regulator, producing MARDNKVFKDVFNRCLEDLGRLSPGMVLGPETRMAETLGVSRTTVRAVLARLSERGIVSWEGRHKTLLRRPRGADRFGPEETSSTAGRIEAAFMEWILKGDLAPGTTLNEADLARRFNVSAAALREFLIRFARFGLISKRPNRHWVLEGFTRDFAQEMFDIREMYELRAARAFLDLPSGHPHWERLEQVTEEHCRLISGETDVLDFPPLDERFHRMICTAAGNRFITDFNRMIAMVVHYHYRWNKRDEAERNHAAALEHMAILTALDARDPAAVLRGLEDHLRTARHTLLRSVKWGEDEAVLP from the coding sequence ATGGCCAGAGACAACAAGGTCTTCAAGGATGTGTTCAACCGCTGCCTGGAGGACCTGGGCCGTCTGAGCCCGGGCATGGTGCTGGGCCCGGAGACGCGGATGGCCGAGACGCTCGGCGTCAGCCGCACCACGGTGCGCGCCGTGCTGGCGCGGCTGTCGGAGCGGGGCATCGTCTCCTGGGAGGGGCGCCACAAGACACTGTTGCGCCGGCCGCGCGGTGCGGACCGGTTCGGCCCTGAGGAGACCAGTTCCACCGCCGGGCGCATCGAGGCGGCCTTCATGGAATGGATCCTGAAGGGCGATCTCGCCCCCGGCACCACGCTCAACGAGGCGGACCTGGCCCGGCGCTTCAACGTCTCCGCCGCGGCGCTGCGCGAGTTCCTCATCCGCTTCGCGCGCTTCGGGCTGATCTCCAAGCGGCCGAACCGGCACTGGGTGCTGGAGGGGTTCACCCGGGATTTCGCGCAGGAGATGTTCGACATCCGCGAGATGTACGAGCTGCGCGCCGCCCGCGCCTTCCTGGACCTGCCCTCCGGCCATCCGCACTGGGAGCGGCTGGAGCAGGTGACGGAGGAGCATTGCCGGCTGATCTCCGGCGAGACGGACGTGCTGGATTTCCCCCCGCTGGACGAGCGGTTCCACCGGATGATCTGCACCGCCGCCGGCAACCGGTTCATCACCGACTTCAACCGGATGATCGCCATGGTGGTCCATTATCATTACCGCTGGAACAAGCGCGATGAGGCCGAGCGCAACCATGCCGCGGCCCTGGAGCACATGGCCATCCTCACCGCCCTGGACGCGCGGGACCCGGCCGCGGTGCTGCGCGGGCTGGAGGATCACCTGCGCACGGCCCGCCACACCTTGCTGCGCTCGGTGAAATGGGGCGAGGACGAGGCGGTTCTGCCCTGA